The nucleotide window CTTGTAGAAGAATTGGCATTGCAGTTGCTTGACGGTACAGAGATCGAATTGGTCGATGTCGAATTCGTCAAAGAAAGAGATTGGTATTTGCGTGTATTCATTGACAAAGAGAACGGAATTGATATTGAAGATTGTCAAAAACTCAGCGAGCAGCTTGAAGTAAAACTAGACGAACTCGATCCGATCAGTGAAAGCTACTATCTGGAAGTATCTTCGCCCGGCCTTGACCGTGCACTCAAGAAAGAAAAAGATTTCGTTCGCCATACAGGCGATAAAGTAGAGGCATCGCTCTACGCACCGATGAACGGTAAAAAGACGATTGTCGGTATCCTTTTGGGACTCGTTGATAATCAGATCAAACTTGATGTAGATGGCGAAGAGATCATCCTCACAAGAGAACAAGTTGCACAAATTAAATTATATTTGGATTTCTAAGATAGAATGTAGGGGGAGTCAAAAAACATGAATGCAGAATTTATGCTGGCATTTGAAGCATTGGGAAAAGAAAAGGGTATTGCACCGGAAATACTGTTTGATGCGATTGAAGCAG belongs to Selenomonadales bacterium and includes:
- a CDS encoding ribosome maturation factor RimP gives rise to the protein MANKVEILVEELALQLLDGTEIELVDVEFVKERDWYLRVFIDKENGIDIEDCQKLSEQLEVKLDELDPISESYYLEVSSPGLDRALKKEKDFVRHTGDKVEASLYAPMNGKKTIVGILLGLVDNQIKLDVDGEEIILTREQVAQIKLYLDF